A genomic window from Pirellulales bacterium includes:
- a CDS encoding GNAT family N-acetyltransferase, translating into MMHKFNTPFDPGLQAISMPPTIRPLVAADLPVADRILQAAFERTHSFTPMLRLNGAAQPGNQCVAVIDGQVVALVGAVDFGRFAYVALMGVDPAFHRRGIARQMMDHVLARLDAQGCPIVLLDATESGAGLYEQIGFVDDSFAYEYQGEATMPTAPPSGPIELMTAAMMAEVAAFDATRFGADRNAVLRILLAETPDRALVCRDEQGSIAGYAFARIVLGPWVARDPATAEQLFDAVLRINNSSAIHVLVPRSNEHAVELLERRGVPRLRRLRHMRRGGDAPPGDPSCLFGQVSFGLG; encoded by the coding sequence GCCCACGATTCGCCCGCTCGTCGCAGCTGACCTCCCGGTGGCTGATCGCATTTTGCAAGCCGCGTTCGAGCGGACGCACAGCTTCACGCCGATGTTGCGCCTCAACGGCGCCGCGCAGCCAGGCAATCAATGCGTGGCAGTCATCGACGGTCAGGTCGTGGCGCTCGTCGGCGCGGTGGACTTTGGGCGATTCGCGTACGTGGCGCTGATGGGGGTCGACCCGGCCTTTCATCGGCGCGGCATCGCCCGGCAGATGATGGATCACGTGCTGGCGCGGCTCGACGCGCAAGGCTGCCCGATCGTCCTGCTCGATGCCACAGAATCGGGGGCCGGCCTCTACGAACAGATCGGCTTCGTCGACGATTCTTTCGCCTACGAATATCAGGGCGAAGCGACAATGCCGACAGCGCCGCCGTCGGGCCCCATCGAACTGATGACCGCCGCAATGATGGCGGAAGTCGCGGCCTTTGACGCGACGCGCTTCGGCGCTGATCGCAATGCCGTCTTGCGCATCCTGCTTGCCGAGACCCCCGATCGCGCGCTGGTCTGCCGCGATGAACAAGGATCAATTGCCGGTTACGCATTCGCTCGGATCGTGCTCGGCCCTTGGGTGGCCCGTGACCCGGCCACGGCCGAACAACTGTTTGACGCTGTGCTACGGATTAACAATTCGTCGGCCATTCACGTGCTAGTACCGCGTTCGAATGAACACGCCGTCGAACTTCTCGAACGACGCGGTGTGCCGCGACTTCGTCGTCTGCGCCACATGCGACGCGGCGGCGATGCTCCGCCGGGCGACCCGTCCTGCTTGTTCGGACAGGTGAGCTTCGGTCTGGGCTGA
- a CDS encoding nucleotide pyrophosphatase/phosphodiesterase family protein encodes MSDRVVLLSIPGLRAQDIAAMPHLARMATAGEQTALVPSFPCVTCPVQAAMTTGVLANEHGVIANGFYWRDKHEIEMWTAWNDCIQRPQIWDLLHERDPGLTSAVWFPLHSKGCGADYICTPAPIHNPDGTESLWCYTKPTELYGELRDSLGHFPLQHFWGPIANIKSSAWIIDSAIHAARKWQPDFFYIYLPHLDYAAQKNGPDSPEAHAALVALDEALGRLLSEFDKAFAEAPLYLVASEYGIVPVDHVTYPNRVLREAGLLAVEQREDGEHLDLAKSAAWALVDHQFSHVFVRDRDPQVIRRVAELFRGHEGIAEVLLDEEKARYGLDHERSGEVVLVSTANSWQAYYYWLDDARAPKFARTVDIHQKPGYDPVELFLDPAVLKAMAAMAAQAGGGPPAGGPVGKGMRPAPGIPIDATLVRGSHGAPAREPSQRGVIISSERGVLVGNALADTDVCDLVLRQFGL; translated from the coding sequence ATGTCCGATCGAGTTGTTTTGTTGTCGATTCCTGGCCTGCGTGCCCAAGATATCGCCGCGATGCCGCACCTGGCTCGGATGGCTACCGCCGGCGAGCAGACGGCGCTTGTGCCCAGCTTTCCTTGCGTGACCTGTCCCGTGCAGGCCGCGATGACCACAGGCGTGTTGGCTAACGAGCACGGCGTAATCGCCAACGGCTTCTACTGGCGTGACAAGCACGAAATCGAGATGTGGACCGCCTGGAACGATTGCATCCAGCGGCCGCAGATCTGGGACCTGCTGCACGAGCGCGACCCGGGCCTGACCTCGGCCGTCTGGTTTCCGCTGCACAGCAAAGGCTGCGGCGCGGACTACATCTGCACGCCGGCGCCGATCCACAATCCCGACGGCACCGAATCTCTGTGGTGCTACACCAAGCCGACTGAGCTGTACGGCGAACTGCGCGACTCGTTGGGCCATTTTCCGCTGCAGCACTTTTGGGGCCCGATCGCGAACATCAAGTCGAGCGCCTGGATCATCGACTCGGCCATTCACGCGGCACGCAAATGGCAACCCGACTTCTTCTACATCTATCTACCACATCTCGACTATGCGGCGCAAAAGAACGGCCCCGACAGTCCTGAGGCCCACGCGGCACTCGTGGCATTGGACGAAGCGCTCGGCCGGTTGCTGTCCGAATTCGACAAGGCGTTTGCCGAAGCGCCGCTGTATCTCGTGGCCAGCGAATACGGCATTGTGCCGGTCGATCATGTGACCTATCCGAATCGCGTACTGCGCGAGGCCGGTTTATTGGCCGTCGAGCAGCGCGAGGATGGCGAACATTTGGACCTGGCCAAGAGTGCCGCCTGGGCATTGGTCGATCATCAGTTCTCGCACGTCTTCGTGCGCGACCGCGATCCGCAGGTGATCCGCCGCGTGGCCGAATTATTCCGCGGACACGAGGGAATCGCCGAAGTGCTGCTGGACGAAGAAAAGGCCCGCTACGGGCTCGACCACGAGCGCTCGGGCGAGGTCGTGCTGGTCTCGACCGCCAACAGTTGGCAGGCCTATTACTATTGGCTCGACGATGCGCGAGCCCCGAAGTTCGCCCGCACCGTCGATATTCATCAAAAGCCAGGCTACGACCCGGTGGAGTTGTTCCTCGACCCGGCCGTCTTAAAAGCGATGGCCGCCATGGCGGCACAAGCGGGCGGCGGCCCGCCCGCCGGAGGACCTGTCGGAAAAGGAATGCGCCCGGCGCCCGGCATCCCGATCGACGCGACCTTGGTGCGTGGGTCGCACGGAGCACCAGCCCGCGAGCCCTCGCAGCGCGGTGTCATTATCTCATCCGAGCGCGGCGTGTTGGTCGGCAATGCTTTGGCCGACACCGATGTCTGCGACCTGGTATTACGTCAATTCGGATTGTAA